From Streptomyces sp. NBC_00237, a single genomic window includes:
- a CDS encoding leucyl aminopeptidase → MTALTLSTSGAATLRADALVVGIAKGPKGPVVTAGAEAVDKAFDGKLASVLETLGASGAEGDVTKLPVLSGLKTPLVVAVGLGPVPEKDDAFAAESLRRAAGNAARALHGVKKAGFALPIESVEDAEAIAEGALLGAYSFTAYQDQAGTDDKAAKKDAKLPLGEVALLGAKPRDKAFKAAAERATALAEEINRARDLVNTPPNDLYPESFAAVAQAAAKEHGLKIQVLDEKALAKGNYGGILGVGQGAAHGPRLVKISYTHAKAEKSLAFVGKGITYDSGGISLKPAGHNETMKCDMAGAAAVFAAVVTVARLGLKVNVTGWLALAENMPSGTATRPGDVLRMYSGKTVEVLNTDAEGRLVLADALTRASEENPDAIVDVATLTGAMMMALGNRTFGIMGNDESFRTAIHEIAEEVGEQSWPMPLPSELRKGMNSDTADIANMGERMGGGLVAGLFLQEFVGEDIAWAHLDIAGPAFHEAAPFGYTHKGGTGSSIRTLVKLAERTADGDLG, encoded by the coding sequence GTGACTGCTCTCACTCTCAGCACCTCCGGTGCCGCGACGCTGCGCGCCGACGCGCTCGTCGTCGGCATCGCCAAGGGACCCAAGGGCCCGGTCGTCACCGCAGGCGCGGAGGCCGTGGACAAGGCGTTCGACGGCAAGCTGGCCTCCGTCCTGGAGACCCTGGGCGCTTCGGGTGCCGAGGGTGACGTGACGAAGCTGCCCGTACTCTCCGGCCTCAAGACGCCGCTCGTCGTGGCCGTGGGCCTCGGCCCGGTTCCGGAGAAGGACGACGCGTTCGCCGCCGAGTCGCTGCGCCGCGCGGCGGGCAACGCCGCCCGTGCCCTGCACGGCGTCAAGAAGGCCGGTTTCGCGCTGCCGATCGAGTCCGTCGAGGACGCGGAGGCCATCGCGGAGGGCGCCCTGCTCGGCGCGTACAGCTTCACCGCGTACCAGGACCAGGCGGGCACCGACGACAAGGCCGCCAAGAAGGACGCCAAGCTGCCGCTGGGCGAGGTCGCCCTGCTCGGCGCCAAGCCGCGTGACAAGGCGTTCAAGGCCGCGGCCGAGCGGGCGACCGCGCTGGCCGAGGAGATCAACCGGGCCCGCGACCTGGTGAACACCCCGCCGAACGACCTGTACCCCGAGTCGTTCGCGGCCGTGGCGCAGGCCGCCGCCAAGGAGCACGGCCTCAAGATCCAGGTCCTCGACGAGAAGGCGCTGGCCAAGGGCAACTACGGCGGCATCCTCGGCGTCGGCCAGGGCGCGGCGCACGGCCCCCGTCTGGTGAAGATCTCGTACACGCACGCCAAGGCGGAGAAGTCGCTCGCCTTCGTCGGCAAGGGCATCACGTACGACTCGGGCGGCATCTCGCTGAAGCCCGCGGGTCACAACGAGACGATGAAGTGCGACATGGCCGGTGCCGCCGCCGTGTTCGCGGCCGTCGTCACGGTCGCCCGCCTCGGCCTGAAGGTGAACGTCACCGGCTGGCTGGCGCTCGCCGAGAACATGCCCTCGGGTACCGCGACGCGTCCGGGTGACGTGCTGCGCATGTACTCCGGCAAGACCGTCGAGGTGCTCAACACCGACGCCGAGGGCCGTCTCGTCCTGGCCGACGCGCTGACCCGCGCCTCGGAGGAGAACCCGGACGCGATCGTCGACGTCGCCACGCTGACCGGCGCGATGATGATGGCGCTGGGCAACCGCACCTTCGGCATCATGGGCAACGACGAGTCCTTCCGCACCGCGATCCACGAGATCGCGGAGGAGGTCGGCGAGCAGTCCTGGCCGATGCCGCTCCCCTCGGAGCTGCGCAAGGGCATGAACTCCGACACCGCCGACATCGCCAACATGGGCGAGCGGATGGGCGGCGGCCTGGTCGCCGGTCTGTTCCTCCAGGAGTTCGTCGGCGAGGACATCGCCTGGGCGCACCTGGACATCGCGGGCCCGGCCTTCCACGAGGCCGCGCCGTTCGGCTACACCCACAAGGGCGGCACCGGCTCCTCGATCCGCACCCTGGTCAAGCTGGCGGAGCGCACCGCCGACGGCGACCTCGGTTAG
- the pelF gene encoding GT4 family glycosyltransferase PelF, whose amino-acid sequence MSRGRHVTMLTEGTYPHVQGGVSTWCDQLVRGMPDVDFHVMSLTGSGREPVTWELPRNVYDHTVVPLWGAPDGTRTARQGRHEKRAFRATYERFLLSFLDPAAAEGDFGRELFTFAGLAREGRLTAALSSEDALRTLMRVWTMPHLDTAHARPTLHDALIATDLLDHLLRPLGARLPDGSIAHAVSSGLATLPALAAKHFDGAPFLLTEHGIYLRERYLGYRSAAQRWPVKALLLGFYRELNSLGYREADLITPCNQYNRRWEERGGADPDRIRTVYNGVDPQLFPHAGPEPEVPTLSWAGRIDPIKDLETLVRAYAICRAEIPALRLRLFGGVPEGGEAYRTTLEKLAAELGVTDGITYEGRISDVARAYGAGSVVMLSSISEGFPFSIIEAMSCGRTTVSTNVGGVREAVGDTGLVVPPREPEAMAKATLELLRDDRRRAELGELSRQRVIDQFTLRRSVEGFRRIYEELDGVPEPLTQTLHDVDAVAEEWTMQLRMPDPWRAMTADGTTW is encoded by the coding sequence ATGAGCCGTGGGCGCCATGTCACCATGCTCACCGAAGGCACCTATCCACACGTCCAAGGGGGTGTCAGCACCTGGTGCGACCAACTGGTGCGCGGCATGCCGGACGTCGACTTCCACGTCATGTCCCTCACGGGCAGCGGCCGCGAACCCGTCACCTGGGAACTGCCGCGCAACGTCTACGACCACACGGTCGTGCCCCTGTGGGGAGCGCCGGACGGCACCCGCACGGCCCGCCAGGGCCGCCACGAGAAGCGCGCCTTCCGGGCCACGTACGAGCGCTTCCTGCTCTCCTTCCTCGACCCGGCGGCGGCGGAGGGCGACTTCGGCCGTGAACTCTTCACCTTCGCCGGACTCGCCCGCGAGGGGCGCCTGACCGCCGCCCTCTCCAGCGAGGACGCCCTGCGCACCCTCATGCGCGTCTGGACGATGCCGCACCTGGACACCGCGCACGCCCGCCCCACCCTGCACGACGCCCTGATAGCCACCGACCTCCTGGACCACCTGCTGCGCCCGCTCGGCGCCCGCCTCCCGGACGGCAGCATCGCGCACGCGGTGAGCAGCGGCCTGGCCACCCTCCCGGCGCTCGCCGCCAAGCACTTCGACGGCGCGCCCTTCCTGCTCACCGAGCACGGCATCTACCTCCGCGAGCGCTACCTCGGCTACCGTTCCGCCGCCCAGCGCTGGCCGGTCAAGGCCCTCCTGCTCGGCTTCTACCGGGAGCTGAACTCCCTCGGCTACCGCGAGGCCGACCTGATCACCCCGTGCAACCAGTACAACCGGCGCTGGGAGGAGCGCGGCGGGGCCGACCCCGACCGCATCCGCACCGTCTACAACGGCGTCGACCCCCAGCTCTTCCCGCACGCGGGCCCCGAACCCGAGGTGCCCACCCTGAGCTGGGCGGGCCGCATCGACCCCATCAAGGACCTCGAAACCCTCGTCCGGGCGTACGCCATCTGCCGCGCCGAGATCCCGGCCCTGCGCCTGCGCCTCTTCGGCGGGGTGCCCGAGGGCGGCGAGGCGTACCGCACCACACTGGAGAAGCTCGCCGCCGAGCTGGGCGTCACCGACGGCATCACGTACGAGGGCCGCATCTCGGACGTCGCACGGGCCTACGGGGCGGGCAGCGTCGTGATGCTCTCCAGCATCAGCGAGGGCTTCCCGTTCAGCATCATCGAGGCCATGTCGTGCGGCCGGACCACCGTCTCGACGAACGTCGGCGGAGTGCGCGAGGCCGTCGGCGACACGGGCCTCGTCGTCCCGCCGCGCGAACCGGAGGCCATGGCGAAGGCCACCCTGGAACTCCTCCGCGACGACCGACGGCGCGCCGAACTGGGCGAGTTGTCCCGCCAACGGGTCATCGACCAGTTCACCTTGCGCCGCTCCGTCGAGGGCTTCCGCCGAATATACGAAGAGCTGGACGGCGTCCCGGAGCCCCTCACCCAGACGCTGCACGACGTGGACGCGGTGGCGGAGGAATGGACGATGCAGCTGCGGATGCCGGACCCGTGGCGGGCGATGACGGCGGACGGGACGACGTGGTGA
- the aceE gene encoding pyruvate dehydrogenase (acetyl-transferring), homodimeric type, producing MTDPVRKAPSELDQLPDRDTEETAEWAASLDAVAKAAGSNRAEYLMRRTLQHAEAAGLALPKLLETDYVNTIPTSSEPAFDGDLEMESRITAWNRWNAAAMVTRGSRFGVGGHIATFASAAWLYETGFNHFFRGKEGDGSGDQLYIQGHASPGIYARAFLDGRLSEQHLDNFRQEAGGDGLPSYPHPRRLPWLWEFPTVSMGLGPLSAVYQARFNRYLENRNIKDTSNSHVWAFLGDGEMDEPEATAALTLAAREGLDNLTFVINCNLQRLDGPVRANFRVVQELEGAFRGAGWNVVKSLWGTAWDELFQLDTTGALLRRLRAVPDAQFQTYATRDVAYIREHFFGAEPALQQLAAVLSDAKIAECFHTSRGGHEARKVYAAYKAAVEHKGQPTVILAQTVKGYTLGPTFESRNANHQMKKLTGKEFRAMRDLLELPIPDAKLDDSLVPYGHPGADSPEVRYLQERRAALGGPAPARRVHPVAPLPQPAEKSFAALKKGSKQGMATTMAFVRLVKDLMRDKETGKRWVPIVPDEARTFGMEALFPSAGIYSPLGQTYDPVDRDQLMYYKEAKDGQVLNEGITEAGAMADFIAASTAYSTHGETMIPFYIFYSMFGWQRTGDQMWQLADQLGKGFIVGATAGRTTLTGEGLQHADGHSHLIAATNPASLNYDPAFAYEVAVIVQDGLKRMYGEKPEDVFYYLTVYNEPMPQPAMPEGVEEGIVKGLYKFKDAPAATSPDAPRAQLLASGTAIHWILEAQELLAADWNVFADVWSATSWGELRRDALEADEAALKGEFRTPYVTKVLADAPGPVVAVSDWMRQVPDQISQWVEQDYTSLGTDGFGLSDTREAARRHFGVDAQSIVVATLAQLAKKGSVPASAVKEARERYGL from the coding sequence ATGACCGACCCCGTACGCAAGGCTCCGAGCGAGCTCGACCAGCTCCCGGACCGCGACACCGAAGAGACCGCCGAATGGGCGGCCTCCCTCGACGCCGTCGCCAAGGCCGCAGGCTCCAACCGGGCCGAATACCTGATGCGTCGCACCCTCCAGCACGCCGAGGCCGCCGGTCTCGCGCTGCCCAAGCTGCTGGAGACGGACTACGTCAACACCATCCCGACCTCCTCCGAGCCCGCCTTCGACGGCGACCTGGAGATGGAGAGCCGGATCACCGCGTGGAACCGCTGGAACGCGGCGGCCATGGTGACCCGCGGCTCGCGCTTCGGCGTCGGCGGTCACATAGCCACCTTCGCTTCGGCCGCCTGGTTGTACGAGACCGGCTTCAACCACTTCTTCCGCGGCAAGGAGGGTGACGGCTCCGGCGACCAGCTCTACATCCAGGGCCACGCCTCCCCCGGCATCTACGCCCGCGCCTTCCTCGACGGCCGCCTCTCCGAGCAGCACCTCGACAACTTCCGGCAGGAGGCGGGCGGCGACGGCCTCCCCTCCTACCCGCACCCGCGCCGTCTCCCCTGGCTGTGGGAGTTCCCCACCGTCTCCATGGGTCTCGGCCCCCTCTCCGCGGTCTACCAGGCGCGCTTCAACCGCTACCTGGAGAACCGCAACATCAAGGACACGTCGAACTCCCACGTGTGGGCGTTCCTCGGCGACGGCGAGATGGACGAGCCCGAGGCGACGGCGGCCCTCACGCTGGCCGCCCGTGAGGGTCTCGACAACCTGACCTTCGTCATCAACTGCAACCTCCAGCGCCTGGACGGCCCGGTCCGCGCCAACTTCCGCGTCGTGCAGGAGCTGGAGGGCGCCTTCCGCGGCGCCGGCTGGAACGTCGTCAAGTCGCTGTGGGGCACCGCCTGGGACGAGCTGTTCCAGCTCGACACCACGGGTGCGCTGCTGCGCCGTCTGCGGGCCGTCCCGGACGCCCAGTTCCAGACGTACGCGACGCGTGACGTGGCGTACATCCGCGAGCACTTCTTCGGCGCCGAGCCCGCGCTCCAGCAGCTCGCGGCCGTGCTGAGCGACGCGAAGATCGCCGAGTGCTTCCACACCTCGCGCGGCGGCCACGAGGCCCGCAAGGTGTACGCGGCGTACAAGGCGGCCGTCGAGCACAAGGGCCAGCCGACCGTGATCCTGGCCCAGACGGTCAAGGGCTACACGCTCGGCCCGACCTTCGAGTCGCGCAACGCCAACCACCAGATGAAGAAGCTCACCGGCAAGGAGTTCCGCGCCATGCGCGACCTGCTTGAGCTTCCGATTCCGGACGCGAAGCTGGACGACTCCCTCGTCCCGTACGGCCACCCGGGCGCCGACTCCCCCGAGGTGCGCTACCTCCAGGAGCGCCGCGCGGCCCTCGGCGGCCCCGCCCCGGCCCGTCGCGTGCACCCGGTCGCACCCCTCCCGCAGCCCGCCGAGAAGTCCTTCGCCGCGCTGAAGAAGGGCTCCAAGCAGGGCATGGCCACCACCATGGCGTTCGTCCGCCTGGTGAAGGACCTGATGCGGGACAAGGAGACCGGCAAGCGCTGGGTGCCGATCGTCCCCGACGAGGCGCGCACCTTCGGCATGGAGGCGCTCTTCCCCTCCGCCGGCATCTACTCGCCGCTCGGCCAGACGTACGACCCGGTCGACCGCGACCAGCTCATGTACTACAAGGAGGCCAAGGACGGTCAGGTCCTCAACGAGGGCATCACCGAAGCCGGGGCCATGGCGGACTTCATCGCCGCGTCGACCGCGTACTCCACGCACGGCGAGACGATGATCCCGTTCTACATCTTCTACTCGATGTTCGGCTGGCAGCGGACCGGCGACCAGATGTGGCAGCTCGCCGACCAGCTCGGCAAGGGCTTCATCGTCGGCGCGACCGCCGGTCGTACGACGCTGACGGGTGAGGGCCTCCAGCACGCGGACGGCCACTCGCACCTGATCGCCGCCACCAACCCGGCGTCGCTGAACTACGACCCGGCGTTCGCGTACGAGGTCGCGGTGATCGTCCAGGACGGTCTGAAGCGGATGTACGGCGAGAAGCCGGAAGACGTCTTCTACTACCTGACGGTCTACAACGAGCCGATGCCGCAGCCCGCGATGCCCGAGGGCGTCGAGGAGGGCATCGTCAAGGGCCTCTACAAGTTCAAGGACGCCCCGGCGGCCACCTCGCCGGACGCCCCGCGCGCCCAGCTGCTGGCCTCCGGCACCGCGATCCACTGGATCCTGGAGGCGCAGGAGCTCCTGGCGGCCGACTGGAACGTCTTCGCCGACGTCTGGTCCGCCACCTCGTGGGGCGAGCTGCGCCGCGACGCGCTGGAGGCCGACGAGGCCGCGCTGAAGGGCGAGTTCCGCACCCCGTACGTGACCAAGGTGCTGGCCGACGCGCCGGGCCCGGTCGTCGCGGTCAGCGACTGGATGCGTCAGGTCCCGGACCAGATCAGCCAGTGGGTCGAGCAGGACTACACCTCGCTGGGCACGGACGGCTTCGGTCTCTCCGACACCCGTGAGGCGGCCCGCCGTCACTTCGGCGTCGACGCGCAGTCGATCGTCGTGGCGACGCTGGCGCAGCTGGCGAAGAAGGGCTCCGTCCCGGCTTCGGCGGTCAAGGAGGCGCGGGAGCGCTACGGCCTGTAG
- the sucB gene encoding 2-oxoglutarate dehydrogenase, E2 component, dihydrolipoamide succinyltransferase — protein sequence MSVSVTLPALGESVTEGTVTRWLKAEGERVEADEPLLEVSTDKVDTEIPAPAAGILASIKVAEDETVEIGAELAIIDDGSGAPAAAEEAPAAAEEAPAAPAPVAEAPAAPAPAAEAPAAAPAAAGSAEGTDVTLPALGESVTEGTVTRWLKEVGEEVTEDEPLLEVSTDKVDTEIPAPVSGVLLEIVVAEDETAEVGAKLAVIGAKGAAPAAAPAAPAAPAAAAPAPAAPAAPAPAPAAPAAPAAPAAPAPVQAAPAAAAPAPAAAPAPAPAAPQAPAPAATSGDDGAYVTPLVRKLASENGVDLGQVKGTGVGGRIRKQDVVAAAEAAKAPAPAAAAPAAPAAASKAPALEVSPLRGQTVKMTRMRKVIGDNMMKALHSQAQLTSVVEVDITKLMKLRAAAKDSFAAREGVKLSPMPFFVKAAAQALKAHPVVNARINEDEGTITYFDSENVGIAVDSEKGLMTPVIKGAGDLNLAGISKKTAELAGKVRGNKITPDELSGATFTISNTGSRGALFDTVIVPPNQVAILGIGATVKRPVVINHPDLGETIAIRDMTYLSLSYDHRLVDGADAARYLTAVKAILEAGEFEVELGL from the coding sequence ATGTCGGTTTCCGTAACCCTGCCGGCGCTCGGCGAGAGCGTCACCGAGGGCACTGTCACCCGCTGGCTCAAGGCCGAGGGCGAGCGCGTCGAGGCCGACGAGCCGTTGCTTGAGGTCTCGACCGACAAGGTCGACACCGAGATCCCGGCCCCGGCCGCGGGCATCCTGGCCTCCATCAAGGTCGCCGAGGACGAGACCGTCGAGATCGGCGCCGAGCTGGCGATCATCGACGACGGTTCCGGCGCTCCGGCTGCCGCCGAAGAGGCCCCTGCCGCCGCCGAAGAGGCTCCGGCCGCTCCGGCTCCCGTCGCCGAGGCGCCTGCCGCTCCGGCTCCGGCCGCCGAGGCCCCGGCTGCCGCTCCGGCCGCTGCCGGCTCCGCCGAAGGCACCGACGTCACCCTCCCCGCGCTCGGCGAGAGCGTCACCGAGGGCACCGTCACCCGCTGGCTGAAGGAGGTCGGCGAGGAGGTCACCGAGGACGAGCCGCTGCTCGAGGTCTCGACCGACAAGGTCGACACCGAGATCCCGGCCCCCGTCTCCGGCGTTCTCCTGGAGATCGTCGTCGCCGAGGACGAGACCGCCGAGGTCGGCGCGAAGCTCGCCGTCATCGGCGCGAAGGGCGCGGCCCCGGCCGCCGCCCCGGCTGCTCCGGCCGCGCCTGCCGCCGCTGCTCCGGCCCCGGCCGCCCCGGCCGCTCCCGCCCCGGCTCCGGCCGCCCCCGCGGCCCCGGCTGCTCCGGCCGCCCCGGCTCCGGTCCAGGCCGCGCCCGCCGCTGCCGCCCCGGCTCCGGCTGCCGCGCCCGCGCCCGCTCCCGCCGCCCCGCAGGCCCCGGCTCCGGCCGCGACCTCCGGTGACGACGGCGCGTACGTGACCCCGCTGGTCCGCAAGCTGGCGTCCGAGAACGGCGTCGACCTGGGCCAGGTCAAGGGCACCGGCGTCGGCGGTCGCATCCGCAAGCAGGACGTCGTGGCCGCCGCCGAGGCCGCCAAGGCCCCCGCACCGGCCGCCGCAGCCCCGGCTGCTCCGGCCGCCGCGTCCAAGGCTCCGGCCCTGGAGGTCTCGCCGCTGCGCGGCCAGACCGTGAAGATGACCCGCATGCGCAAGGTCATCGGCGACAACATGATGAAGGCCCTGCACTCGCAGGCCCAGCTCACCTCGGTCGTCGAGGTGGACATCACCAAGCTGATGAAGCTCCGCGCCGCCGCGAAGGACTCCTTCGCCGCCCGCGAGGGCGTCAAGCTCTCCCCGATGCCGTTCTTCGTGAAGGCGGCGGCCCAGGCGCTGAAGGCCCACCCGGTCGTCAACGCCCGGATCAACGAGGACGAGGGCACCATCACCTACTTCGACTCGGAGAACGTCGGCATCGCCGTGGACTCCGAGAAGGGCCTGATGACCCCGGTCATCAAGGGTGCCGGTGACCTCAACCTGGCGGGCATCTCCAAGAAGACCGCCGAGCTCGCGGGCAAGGTCCGCGGCAACAAGATCACCCCGGACGAGCTGTCCGGTGCGACCTTCACGATCAGCAACACCGGCTCGCGCGGTGCGCTGTTCGACACGGTCATCGTGCCGCCGAACCAGGTCGCCATCCTGGGCATCGGCGCCACCGTCAAGCGTCCCGTGGTCATCAACCACCCGGACCTGGGCGAGACCATCGCGATCCGCGACATGACCTACCTGTCGCTGTCGTACGACCACCGCCTGGTGGACGGCGCCGACGCGGCCCGTTACCTGACGGCCGTCAAGGCGATCCTGGAAGCGGGCGAGTTCGAGGTCGAGCTCGGTCTGTAA
- a CDS encoding YafY family protein translates to MRAARLIKMVLLLQSRPMMTAAELAQELEVSERTITRDAQALSEAGVPVYADRGRAGGYRLIGGYRTRLTGLGRSEAEALFLSGLPGALREMGLQDAASAARLKVSAALMPSLRDASANAAQRFHLDAPGWYQEPVTPESLPAVAEAVWGDLVVEARYQRRSNRTVERRLEPYGLVLKGGIWYVCARAESGDFRVYRLDRFTAVTVTSSGFIRDEDFDLPAFWESRAAEFSRSLLRMEAELRLSPAGVRGLPRVMDPPVAREALAVAGPPDVEGWVRVTVPMESVEVATSQLLPLGAEAEALGPPELRSALADATRGLYRLYG, encoded by the coding sequence ATGCGTGCTGCCCGGTTGATCAAGATGGTGCTGCTGCTCCAGTCCCGGCCGATGATGACGGCCGCCGAACTGGCGCAGGAGCTGGAGGTGTCCGAGCGGACCATCACACGGGACGCCCAGGCGCTCTCCGAGGCGGGCGTGCCCGTGTACGCGGACCGGGGCCGGGCGGGCGGCTACCGCCTGATCGGCGGCTACCGCACGCGCCTGACGGGCCTCGGGCGCAGTGAGGCGGAGGCGCTCTTCCTGTCCGGGCTGCCGGGCGCGCTGCGGGAGATGGGGCTTCAGGACGCGGCGTCGGCGGCCCGCCTGAAGGTGTCGGCGGCGCTGATGCCGTCGCTCCGGGACGCGTCGGCGAATGCCGCGCAGCGCTTCCACCTGGACGCGCCCGGCTGGTACCAGGAGCCGGTGACACCGGAGTCGCTGCCCGCCGTGGCGGAGGCGGTGTGGGGCGACCTCGTCGTCGAGGCGCGGTACCAGAGACGGTCCAACCGCACGGTCGAACGCCGTCTGGAGCCGTACGGCCTGGTCCTCAAGGGAGGCATCTGGTACGTCTGCGCACGGGCGGAGTCGGGGGACTTCCGGGTGTACCGGCTGGACCGCTTCACGGCGGTGACGGTGACCTCTTCGGGCTTCATCCGGGACGAGGACTTCGACCTGCCTGCCTTCTGGGAGTCCCGGGCGGCGGAGTTCTCCCGCTCGCTCCTGCGGATGGAGGCGGAGCTGCGGCTCTCCCCGGCGGGGGTGCGGGGGCTGCCGCGCGTCATGGACCCTCCGGTCGCCCGCGAGGCGCTGGCCGTGGCGGGACCGCCGGACGTGGAGGGGTGGGTGCGGGTCACCGTGCCGATGGAGTCGGTGGAGGTCGCCACCTCCCAACTCCTCCCGCTGGGCGCGGAGGCGGAGGCACTGGGCCCGCCGGAACTGCGGTCGGCGCTGGCCGATGCGACGAGGGGACTGTACCGGCTGTACGGGTGA
- a CDS encoding GntR family transcriptional regulator, translating to MNPPVVHSLREQIREHIVEGIVSGRWKPGERIVERRIATELQVSQTPVREALRELETLRLIESAPNKGVRVRNLTAADLEESYPVRAGLEQIAAELAAPVLADDVSALEPHVVALYAADRAVDGTAQVRHTVGFHRELVRAAGNGVLLHTWEGLGIEVFTALSIRWLGTVQKSYAEEHEDLVEAFRRRDPRIGELVKAHVLGCAPRA from the coding sequence ATGAACCCGCCCGTCGTCCACTCGCTCCGCGAACAGATCCGCGAGCACATCGTGGAGGGGATCGTCAGCGGGCGCTGGAAGCCGGGCGAGCGCATCGTGGAGCGCCGCATCGCCACCGAGTTGCAGGTCAGCCAGACGCCCGTACGGGAGGCCCTGCGCGAGCTGGAGACGCTGCGGCTGATCGAGTCGGCCCCCAACAAGGGCGTACGCGTACGCAACCTCACGGCCGCCGACCTGGAGGAGAGCTATCCGGTACGGGCGGGCCTGGAGCAGATCGCCGCCGAGCTGGCCGCCCCCGTGCTCGCCGACGACGTATCGGCCCTGGAACCGCACGTGGTGGCCCTGTACGCGGCCGACCGGGCGGTCGACGGGACCGCGCAGGTGCGGCACACGGTGGGCTTCCACCGGGAGCTGGTGCGGGCGGCGGGCAACGGCGTGCTGCTGCACACCTGGGAGGGCCTGGGCATCGAGGTCTTCACCGCGCTGTCGATCAGGTGGCTGGGGACCGTGCAGAAGTCGTACGCGGAGGAGCACGAGGATCTCGTCGAGGCGTTCCGTCGGCGTGATCCCCGGATCGGTGAACTGGTGAAGGCACACGTGCTCGGATGTGCACCCCGAGCCTGA
- the lpdA gene encoding dihydrolipoyl dehydrogenase, with translation MANDASTVFDLVILGGGSGGYAAALRGAQLGLDVALIEKNKLGGTCLHNGCIPTKALLHAGEIADQARESAQFGVKATFEGIDIAGVHKYKDEVISGLYKGLQGLVASRKVTYIEGEGRLSSPTSVDVNGQRVQGRHVLLATGSVPKSLPGLEIDGNRILSSDHALTLDRVPESAIILGGGVIGVEFASAWKSFGSEITVIEGLKHLVPVEDENSSKLLERAFRKRGIKFNLGTFFQSAEYTENGVKVTLADGKTFEAEVLLVAIGRGPVSQGLGYEEQGVAMDRGYVLVDEYMRTNVETISAVGDLVPTLQLAHVGFAEGMLVAERLAGLKTVPIDYDGVPKVTYCHPEVASVGITEAKAKEIYGADKVVALKYNLAGNGKSKILKTAGEIKLVQVKDGAVVGVHMVGDRMGEQVGEAQLIYNWEALPAEVAQLIHAHPTQNEALGEAHLALAGKPLHSHD, from the coding sequence GTGGCGAACGACGCCAGCACCGTTTTCGACCTAGTGATCCTCGGCGGTGGCAGTGGCGGTTACGCCGCGGCGCTGCGCGGAGCCCAGCTGGGCCTCGACGTCGCACTGATCGAGAAGAACAAGCTCGGCGGCACCTGCCTGCACAACGGCTGCATCCCGACGAAGGCCCTGCTGCACGCGGGCGAGATCGCCGACCAGGCGCGCGAGTCCGCGCAGTTCGGCGTGAAGGCGACCTTCGAGGGCATCGACATCGCGGGCGTGCACAAGTACAAGGACGAGGTCATCTCGGGCCTGTACAAGGGCCTCCAGGGCCTGGTCGCCTCCCGCAAGGTGACGTACATCGAGGGTGAGGGGCGGCTCTCCTCCCCGACCTCCGTCGACGTGAACGGCCAGCGTGTCCAGGGCCGCCACGTCCTGCTGGCGACCGGCTCCGTGCCGAAGTCGCTGCCGGGTCTGGAGATCGACGGCAACCGCATCCTCTCCTCGGACCACGCGCTCACCCTGGACCGCGTCCCGGAGTCGGCGATCATCCTGGGCGGCGGCGTCATCGGCGTCGAGTTCGCCTCGGCGTGGAAGTCCTTCGGCTCCGAGATCACGGTCATCGAGGGTCTCAAGCACCTCGTGCCGGTCGAGGACGAGAACAGCTCCAAGCTCCTTGAGCGCGCGTTCCGCAAGCGGGGCATCAAGTTCAACCTGGGCACCTTCTTCCAGAGCGCCGAGTACACCGAGAACGGTGTCAAGGTGACGCTGGCCGACGGCAAGACCTTCGAGGCGGAGGTGCTGCTGGTCGCGATCGGCCGAGGCCCGGTCTCGCAGGGCCTCGGCTACGAGGAGCAGGGCGTCGCGATGGACCGCGGCTACGTCCTCGTCGACGAGTACATGCGCACGAACGTCGAGACCATCTCGGCCGTCGGCGACCTCGTCCCGACCCTCCAGCTCGCGCACGTCGGCTTCGCCGAGGGCATGCTGGTGGCGGAGCGTCTGGCCGGTCTGAAGACCGTTCCGATCGACTACGACGGCGTGCCGAAGGTGACGTACTGCCACCCCGAGGTCGCCTCCGTGGGCATCACCGAGGCCAAGGCCAAGGAGATCTACGGCGCGGACAAGGTCGTCGCCCTGAAGTACAACCTGGCCGGCAACGGCAAGAGCAAGATCCTGAAGACCGCGGGCGAGATCAAGCTCGTCCAGGTCAAGGACGGTGCCGTGGTCGGCGTCCACATGGTCGGTGACCGGATGGGCGAGCAGGTCGGCGAAGCGCAGCTCATCTACAACTGGGAGGCCCTGCCGGCCGAGGTCGCGCAGCTCATCCACGCGCACCCGACCCAGAACGAGGCCCTCGGCGAGGCCCACCTGGCCCTGGCCGGCAAGCCGCTGCACTCCCACGACTAA